In Sphingomonas phyllosphaerae, one DNA window encodes the following:
- a CDS encoding protein-L-isoaspartate O-methyltransferase has translation MTLSAPALRNDDFTAMRQAMVASQLRTTAVNDPRIVAAMAEVPRERFVPSHAAALAYVDRAVDLGQGRALNTPLATARLLVQARLQPGDRVLLIGAAAGYTAAVLASLVAEVVAVESLPELAAHAREALAQTPNVTLVEGPLEHGHPAGAPYDVLIVDGAIEELPSTLASQVVDGGRIVSGLVDRGVFRLAAGTHRGAATALAPFADIDSVRLPGFARPRSFTF, from the coding sequence ATGACCCTCTCCGCCCCCGCTCTCCGGAATGACGATTTCACCGCGATGCGCCAGGCGATGGTCGCCAGCCAGTTGCGCACCACCGCGGTCAACGATCCGCGCATTGTCGCCGCGATGGCGGAGGTGCCGCGCGAACGCTTCGTGCCTTCGCACGCCGCCGCGCTCGCTTATGTCGATCGCGCGGTCGATTTGGGGCAGGGGCGGGCGCTCAACACGCCGCTCGCCACCGCGCGGCTGCTGGTGCAGGCCCGGCTGCAGCCGGGCGACCGCGTGCTGCTGATCGGTGCGGCGGCGGGCTATACCGCCGCGGTGCTGGCGTCGCTGGTCGCCGAGGTGGTGGCGGTGGAGTCGCTGCCCGAGCTGGCCGCCCATGCGCGAGAGGCGTTGGCGCAGACGCCGAACGTCACGCTGGTCGAAGGGCCGCTGGAGCACGGTCATCCGGCCGGCGCGCCGTATGACGTGCTGATCGTCGATGGCGCGATCGAGGAACTGCCGTCGACGCTGGCGTCGCAGGTCGTCGATGGCGGGCGGATCGTCAGCGGGCTGGTCGATCGCGGCGTGTTCCGGCTCGCGGCGGGAACGCATCGCGGCGCGGCGACCGCGCTGGCGCCGTTTGCGGATATAGATTCGGTCCGGCTTCCCGGCTTCGCGCGCCCGCGCAGCTTCACCTTCTGA
- a CDS encoding tyrosine-type recombinase/integrase: protein MSDATAIDRFLEMMAAQAGAAQNTLAAYRRDLTLASVTLEGGLAGADGAALERLADGWDALSKATVARKAAALRRFFGFLIDEGDRADDPSPALPRPGTQRRLPRTLDHGDVDRLFAAIDARLARDPVIPTDLRLSALFELLYGSGLRATELVSLPRGAIHPDRPFLILKGKGGRERLVPISDRARAAVAAWRAHVATDRAFLFPSGATHISRVRLFQLVRTLAAEAGIAPERISPHVLRHAFATHLLEGGADLRALQTMLGHADIATTEIYTHVDSSRLVELVNERHPLVDALRNRA, encoded by the coding sequence GTGAGCGACGCCACCGCGATCGACCGCTTTCTGGAGATGATGGCGGCGCAGGCGGGGGCGGCGCAGAACACGCTGGCCGCCTATCGCCGCGACCTGACGCTCGCATCGGTCACGCTCGAGGGCGGGCTCGCGGGCGCGGACGGCGCGGCGCTGGAGCGGCTCGCGGATGGCTGGGATGCGCTGTCGAAAGCGACGGTGGCGCGCAAGGCGGCGGCGCTGCGACGCTTCTTCGGGTTTCTGATCGACGAGGGCGACCGTGCCGACGATCCCTCGCCGGCCTTGCCGCGGCCGGGAACGCAGCGGCGGCTGCCGCGGACGCTCGACCATGGCGACGTCGATCGACTGTTCGCGGCGATCGACGCGCGGCTGGCGCGCGATCCGGTGATCCCGACCGATCTGCGGCTATCGGCCTTGTTCGAGCTGCTCTACGGATCGGGGCTGCGCGCGACCGAACTCGTCTCGCTGCCGCGCGGCGCAATCCATCCCGACCGGCCGTTCCTGATCCTGAAGGGCAAGGGCGGGCGTGAGCGGCTGGTGCCGATCTCGGACCGCGCGCGCGCGGCGGTGGCGGCGTGGCGCGCGCATGTCGCGACCGACCGTGCGTTCCTGTTCCCGTCGGGCGCGACGCATATCTCGCGCGTGCGGCTGTTCCAGCTGGTACGCACGCTTGCCGCCGAGGCCGGTATCGCGCCCGAGCGGATCAGCCCGCACGTCCTGCGCCACGCCTTCGCGACGCACCTTCTCGAAGGCGGTGCGGACCTGCGCGCGCTCCAGACGATGCTCGGCCATGCCGATATCGCGACCACCGAAATCTACACCCATGTCGACAGCAGCCGGCTGGTCGAGCTGGTCAACGAGCGTCACCCGCTCGTTGACGCGTTGCGAAACCGCGCCTAG
- a CDS encoding ABC transporter ATP-binding protein, with amino-acid sequence MSVLAAEGVSLTLGGKTVLRSVDAAFASGRVTALLGPNGAGKSSLLACLAGLHAPAGGSASLEGTDVRALPAQTRARRIGFLPQAADVHWNIDVATLVALGRLPWRGRWGETGQDRAAVETALAATGMTAFARRGVEHLSGGERARALLARVLAGQPEWLLADEPLASLDPAHQLEVGAQLRAVAEGGSGVVLVVHDLNLAARLADDVVLLRDGRVVAAGAAEDVLTAALVGETYGLTVETGVTATGQRYIVPIGRPG; translated from the coding sequence ATGAGCGTGCTGGCAGCGGAAGGCGTCTCGCTGACGCTGGGAGGCAAGACGGTCCTGCGATCGGTCGATGCGGCCTTTGCGAGCGGGCGCGTCACGGCGCTGCTCGGGCCGAATGGCGCGGGCAAGAGCAGCCTGCTCGCCTGCCTAGCCGGGCTGCACGCGCCGGCCGGCGGAAGCGCGTCGCTGGAGGGCACCGACGTGCGGGCGCTGCCGGCGCAGACGCGGGCGCGGCGGATCGGCTTCCTGCCGCAGGCGGCGGACGTGCACTGGAACATCGACGTCGCGACGCTGGTCGCGCTGGGGCGGCTGCCTTGGCGCGGACGTTGGGGCGAGACGGGGCAGGATCGCGCGGCGGTGGAGACGGCTCTCGCTGCGACCGGCATGACCGCCTTCGCGCGGCGCGGGGTCGAGCATCTGTCGGGCGGCGAGCGCGCACGCGCGTTGCTGGCGCGGGTGCTGGCCGGACAGCCCGAATGGCTGCTCGCCGACGAGCCGCTCGCCAGCCTCGACCCGGCGCATCAGCTCGAGGTCGGCGCGCAGCTGCGCGCGGTGGCGGAGGGCGGCAGCGGGGTGGTGCTGGTGGTGCACGACCTGAACCTCGCGGCGCGGCTGGCCGACGATGTCGTGCTGCTGCGCGACGGCCGCGTGGTCGCGGCGGGGGCGGCGGAGGACGTGCTGACCGCCGCGCTGGTCGGCGAAACCTATGGGCTGACGGTCGAGACGGGCGTCACCGCCACGGGGCAGCGCTATATCGTTCCGATCGGGCGGCCCGGCTGA
- a CDS encoding Flp family type IVb pilin has translation MQKIRSFLKNSKGATAIEYGLIAALIAVAAVAAMKGIGTQLNSTFTNVKTQMQ, from the coding sequence ATGCAGAAGATTCGTTCGTTTCTGAAGAACAGCAAGGGCGCGACCGCGATCGAATACGGTCTGATCGCTGCCCTAATCGCGGTTGCCGCAGTTGCCGCCATGAAGGGCATCGGCACGCAGCTCAACAGCACCTTCACCAACGTCAAGACGCAGATGCAGTAA
- a CDS encoding iron ABC transporter permease: MTRATLLLASGVLLAAALSIASGKVWVPLDGWTAADPRSIIIVELRLPRTILALAVGAALGMSGATMQGYLRNPLADPGLFGVSSGAAFGAVCSLYFGYAAQTWLLPGFALTGAAVTMAALALIAGRSGSLILFTLAGMILTSITGSLTALALSLAPTPFAASEIMTWLMGALTDRSWDEVLVSVPLILLGMMVLARTARSLDALTLGEQAARSMGVDPRRLQLAVIVGVALTVGASVAAAGVIGFVGLIVPHLVRPFAGHRPSAILLPAALGGALLLTLADSLVRLAPTVSELRLGIAMSMLGGPFFLYLLIAMRRRLA; this comes from the coding sequence ATGACGCGCGCGACGCTGCTGCTGGCGTCGGGCGTGCTGCTCGCCGCTGCGCTCTCGATCGCTTCGGGGAAGGTATGGGTGCCGCTCGACGGATGGACCGCCGCCGATCCGCGCTCGATCATCATCGTCGAGCTGCGGCTGCCGCGCACCATCCTCGCGCTCGCGGTCGGCGCGGCACTGGGGATGTCGGGCGCGACGATGCAAGGCTATCTGCGCAATCCGCTGGCCGATCCAGGGCTGTTCGGCGTGTCGTCGGGCGCGGCGTTCGGGGCGGTGTGCTCGCTGTACTTCGGCTATGCGGCGCAGACGTGGCTGCTGCCGGGCTTCGCGCTGACCGGGGCAGCGGTCACGATGGCGGCGCTGGCGCTGATCGCCGGACGGTCGGGCAGCCTGATCCTGTTCACGCTGGCGGGCATGATCCTGACCAGCATCACCGGCTCGCTGACCGCGCTGGCGCTCAGTCTCGCGCCGACGCCCTTCGCCGCGTCGGAGATCATGACGTGGCTGATGGGCGCGCTGACCGACCGGAGCTGGGACGAGGTGCTGGTATCGGTGCCGCTGATCCTGCTCGGCATGATGGTGCTGGCGCGGACCGCGCGGTCGCTCGACGCGCTGACGCTCGGCGAGCAGGCCGCCCGCTCGATGGGGGTCGATCCGCGGCGGCTGCAACTGGCGGTGATCGTCGGGGTTGCGCTGACGGTCGGCGCGTCGGTGGCGGCGGCCGGGGTGATCGGGTTCGTCGGACTGATCGTGCCGCACCTCGTCCGGCCGTTCGCGGGGCACCGGCCGTCCGCGATCCTGCTGCCTGCGGCGCTGGGCGGGGCGTTGTTGCTGACGCTGGCCGACAGCCTCGTGCGACTGGCGCCGACCGTCAGCGAACTGCGGCTGGGGATCGCGATGTCGATGCTGGGCGGGCCGTTCTTCCTCTATCTCCTGATCGCGATGCGGCGGCGGCTGGCATGA
- a CDS encoding acetyl-CoA carboxylase carboxyltransferase subunit alpha: MRIFLDFEKPIAELQARIDELRETGAEGTVDISAEIAKLQAKSDKLLKDTFGKLSPWQKTQVARHPERPHFKHFVAGLFDEFVPLAGDRAFGDDQAILGGFATFRGQRVMVLGHEKGDDTASRLRHNFGMGKPEGYRKAIRLLEMADRFGLPVVTLVDTSGAFPGIQAEERGQAEAIARSTEACLALGVPMVAAVVGEGGSGGAIALASGNRVLMFEHAVYSVISPEGCASILWRTADKAPDAAEAMKVTAQDLKALGVIDAIVPEPLGGAHRDRDGAIRALGDCVERMLRDLAPLTPDALRQDRRAKFLKMGRAG; encoded by the coding sequence ATGCGTATTTTCCTCGACTTCGAGAAACCCATCGCCGAGCTGCAGGCGCGCATCGACGAACTGCGCGAAACCGGCGCCGAGGGCACCGTCGACATTTCCGCCGAGATCGCCAAGCTGCAGGCGAAGTCGGACAAGCTGCTGAAGGACACGTTCGGCAAGCTGTCGCCGTGGCAGAAGACGCAGGTCGCACGTCATCCCGAGCGCCCGCACTTCAAGCATTTCGTCGCCGGGCTGTTCGACGAGTTCGTGCCGCTGGCCGGCGATCGTGCGTTCGGCGACGATCAGGCGATCCTCGGCGGGTTCGCGACCTTCCGCGGTCAGCGCGTGATGGTGCTGGGCCATGAGAAGGGCGACGATACCGCCAGCCGGCTACGCCACAATTTCGGGATGGGTAAACCGGAGGGCTATCGCAAGGCGATCCGGCTGCTGGAGATGGCCGATCGCTTCGGCCTGCCGGTGGTGACGCTGGTGGATACCTCGGGCGCGTTCCCGGGCATCCAGGCCGAGGAGCGCGGGCAGGCGGAAGCGATCGCGCGTTCGACCGAGGCGTGCCTCGCGCTCGGCGTGCCGATGGTCGCGGCGGTGGTCGGCGAGGGCGGCTCCGGGGGGGCGATCGCGCTGGCGAGCGGCAACCGCGTGCTGATGTTCGAGCATGCGGTCTATTCGGTGATCTCGCCGGAGGGCTGCGCGTCGATCCTGTGGCGCACCGCCGACAAGGCGCCCGACGCGGCGGAAGCGATGAAGGTTACCGCACAGGATCTGAAAGCGCTGGGCGTGATCGACGCGATCGTGCCCGAACCGCTCGGCGGCGCGCACCGCGATCGCGACGGTGCGATTCGCGCGCTGGGCGATTGCGTCGAGCGAATGCTGCGCGATCTGGCGCCGCTGACGCCGGACGCGCTGCGGCAGGATCGTCGCGCGAAGTTCCTGAAGATGGGGCGCGCGGGCTGA
- a CDS encoding O-antigen ligase family protein, producing MAAPLGARAERLKRSSRLVDRARMSADEQPYPGEWFQYVILTLFFSLLYKQVALGLVLHVILGLAWFRMQAVRWVVSPVPLCLAIVYTALATVTAFLVGFGEGASRTVQCVLVVGAVASTCKYVAIIDERTRSRLLVKFTILNVVVLVHLVLYHVLRGQMVTWKYLFDTKFVLSSVPVIFFGYEDKVKSRSSAYWYIGLIALTAIVLLSGERKAYVLLVALFFTSRASIIQKSTVATTAAAAALLIVAALPNSYVTRQLTSGGNHAGELSNRFFFSLRDFSYQSDYVRTFVNRNAHQLFEQHPIFGVGATGYGAWARKRYGDLTTSRGFSMNVHGEKNRVPAESGLIGIAVAIGLIASSAWRIGLALVAAGGSAASSRQRLPLYLFFFCISYCLVEAMDTSMLWVILTTGFTAASLRVEQVSRQQRRGKFRASARRIYAPSTDHGSHGTFA from the coding sequence GTGGCAGCCCCGCTCGGCGCGCGCGCGGAGCGCCTGAAAAGGAGCAGCCGGCTTGTCGACCGGGCGCGGATGTCGGCGGACGAGCAGCCGTATCCGGGTGAGTGGTTTCAATATGTCATCCTGACGCTCTTCTTCAGCCTGCTCTACAAGCAGGTGGCACTGGGCCTGGTGTTGCACGTCATTCTGGGCCTGGCCTGGTTCCGGATGCAGGCGGTGCGCTGGGTGGTGTCGCCGGTCCCGCTATGCCTCGCGATCGTCTACACCGCTCTGGCGACGGTCACCGCCTTTCTGGTCGGCTTCGGCGAGGGCGCGTCGCGGACCGTCCAGTGCGTCCTGGTCGTCGGGGCGGTCGCCAGCACGTGCAAATATGTCGCGATCATCGACGAACGCACCAGAAGCAGGCTTCTCGTGAAGTTCACCATCCTGAACGTCGTCGTGCTCGTTCATCTGGTGCTGTATCACGTCCTGCGCGGTCAGATGGTGACGTGGAAATACCTGTTCGATACCAAGTTCGTGCTATCGTCGGTCCCGGTCATCTTCTTCGGATACGAGGACAAGGTCAAAAGCAGGTCCTCGGCTTACTGGTACATCGGCCTGATCGCCTTGACCGCCATCGTGCTCTTGAGCGGAGAGCGGAAAGCATATGTCCTGCTCGTCGCGCTGTTCTTCACCTCGCGGGCGTCGATCATCCAGAAGTCGACGGTGGCGACGACCGCCGCCGCGGCAGCGCTGTTGATCGTCGCCGCGCTACCCAATTCCTATGTCACGCGGCAGCTTACCAGCGGCGGCAACCATGCCGGCGAGCTGAGCAACCGCTTCTTCTTCTCGCTTCGGGATTTCAGTTACCAGAGCGATTATGTGAGGACGTTCGTCAACCGGAACGCCCATCAGTTGTTCGAGCAGCATCCGATCTTTGGGGTCGGCGCAACGGGATATGGCGCCTGGGCGCGAAAGCGCTACGGCGACCTGACGACATCGCGCGGCTTTTCGATGAACGTTCATGGCGAGAAGAACCGCGTCCCCGCCGAGAGCGGCCTGATCGGGATCGCCGTGGCAATCGGCCTCATCGCGTCATCGGCGTGGCGGATCGGCCTCGCGCTCGTCGCGGCCGGCGGAAGCGCTGCGTCCTCGCGTCAACGGCTGCCGCTGTATCTGTTCTTCTTCTGCATCAGCTATTGCCTCGTCGAGGCAATGGACACGTCGATGCTGTGGGTGATCCTGACGACCGGCTTTACGGCCGCAAGCCTTCGCGTCGAGCAGGTCTCCCGTCAGCAACGCCGCGGGAAGTTCAGAGCCAGCGCACGCCGAATCTATGCGCCTTCGACCGACCACGGATCGCACGGCACCTTTGCGTGA
- a CDS encoding Flp family type IVb pilin, with amino-acid sequence MPRRSTPRPLSSRLRALAPHTRGATAVEYGLIVALIALTAVGGMSALGHPVTGMFASISSNLQSAR; translated from the coding sequence ATGCCACGTCGATCCACCCCCCGCCCGCTATCAAGCCGGTTGCGCGCCCTCGCGCCACACACACGCGGTGCGACGGCGGTCGAATATGGGTTGATCGTGGCCTTGATCGCGCTGACCGCCGTGGGCGGCATGTCCGCGCTCGGCCACCCCGTGACGGGCATGTTCGCGTCGATCAGCAGCAATCTGCAATCCGCACGCTAG
- a CDS encoding ABC transporter substrate-binding protein produces MNDRSFRGARRAAAVLAMPLLVGAAPARAPRVVSINPCLDAMLMQVADPAQIAAISHYSHDPRATSVPLAWAQRFPATSGTAEEVVALRPDLVVASGHVAPATVAALTRMHIKLRQFALPDTIAESAQQVRELADAIGHPARGAALAARIAAAARAEAVTPVSAVIFGPGGLVPGAGTLPDEMLRRAGFRNASAGYGLKRWDVLPLEYLLADPPRVVLSVAAAQGAGERIERHRALKRLGTRVAIAPFAGRLMNCGGPTIIAGMARLRAVRAQVAAR; encoded by the coding sequence GTGAACGATCGTAGTTTTCGCGGGGCACGGCGCGCCGCGGCGGTGCTGGCGATGCCGCTGCTGGTCGGCGCGGCGCCGGCGCGCGCACCGCGCGTGGTGTCGATCAACCCGTGTCTCGACGCGATGCTGATGCAGGTCGCCGATCCGGCGCAGATCGCCGCGATCAGCCATTATTCGCACGATCCGCGCGCCACTTCGGTCCCGCTCGCCTGGGCGCAACGCTTTCCCGCCACGTCGGGCACCGCCGAGGAAGTGGTGGCGCTGCGTCCCGATCTGGTCGTGGCGAGCGGGCATGTCGCGCCCGCAACGGTCGCGGCGCTGACGCGGATGCATATCAAGCTGCGGCAATTCGCGTTGCCCGACACGATCGCGGAGAGCGCGCAGCAAGTCCGGGAACTCGCAGACGCGATCGGGCACCCGGCGCGGGGGGCGGCACTGGCCGCGCGCATCGCCGCCGCCGCGCGCGCGGAGGCGGTTACGCCGGTGTCCGCGGTGATCTTCGGGCCGGGCGGGCTGGTGCCGGGGGCGGGGACGCTGCCCGACGAAATGCTGCGCCGTGCCGGCTTCCGCAATGCCAGCGCCGGCTATGGCTTGAAGCGTTGGGACGTGCTGCCGTTGGAATATCTGCTCGCCGATCCGCCCCGCGTCGTGCTGTCGGTCGCGGCCGCGCAAGGGGCGGGGGAGCGGATCGAGCGGCACCGCGCGTTGAAGCGGCTTGGCACGCGGGTCGCGATCGCGCCGTTCGCGGGGCGGTTGATGAATTGCGGTGGTCCGACGATCATCGCCGGCATGGCGCGGCTGCGCGCGGTGCGCGCGCAGGTCGCCGCCCGATGA
- a CDS encoding (deoxy)nucleoside triphosphate pyrophosphohydrolase, with product MLVVAAALIDATGRCLMQQRPRDKRHAGLWEFPGGKVEAGEHPVAALVRELEEELAIRVAAEALDPLGFATDMPVTMLLYRCTMWHGTPQPLAAQALRWDRPAALMHLPMPPVDVPLLAALARAVADG from the coding sequence ATGCTGGTGGTGGCTGCGGCCTTGATCGATGCGACCGGACGCTGCCTGATGCAGCAACGTCCGCGCGACAAGCGGCACGCCGGCCTGTGGGAATTCCCCGGCGGCAAGGTGGAAGCCGGCGAGCATCCCGTCGCTGCGCTGGTGCGTGAGCTGGAGGAGGAGCTGGCGATTCGCGTCGCGGCCGAGGCGCTCGATCCGCTCGGCTTCGCGACCGACATGCCGGTGACGATGCTGCTCTATCGCTGTACCATGTGGCACGGCACGCCGCAGCCGCTTGCCGCACAGGCGCTGCGCTGGGATCGGCCGGCAGCGCTGATGCACCTGCCGATGCCGCCGGTCGACGTGCCGCTGCTGGCGGCGCTTGCCCGTGCCGTGGCGGACGGCTAG